A single window of Vibrio sp. SCSIO 43137 DNA harbors:
- the purE gene encoding 5-(carboxyamino)imidazole ribonucleotide mutase — protein sequence MKVGIIMGSKSDWPTMKLAADMLDQFAVPYETKVVSAHRTPQLLADYATSAKERGIKVIIAGAGGAAHLPGMAAAFTSLPVLGVPVQSRALKGMDSLLSIVQMPKGIAVGTLAIGEAGAANAGLLAAQIIATHDDEVADKVEAFRNSQTETILANPDPREDD from the coding sequence ATGAAAGTCGGAATAATTATGGGGTCAAAGTCTGACTGGCCAACAATGAAGTTGGCAGCGGATATGCTGGATCAGTTTGCTGTTCCTTATGAGACAAAGGTTGTGTCTGCTCACCGCACACCTCAACTGCTCGCCGACTATGCCACAAGTGCAAAAGAGAGAGGAATTAAAGTGATTATTGCCGGTGCGGGTGGCGCGGCTCATCTGCCGGGTATGGCTGCGGCTTTCACCTCTCTGCCGGTGCTGGGTGTTCCTGTTCAGTCAAGAGCATTAAAAGGAATGGACTCTTTGCTGTCTATTGTGCAGATGCCGAAAGGAATTGCCGTCGGCACCCTGGCTATCGGAGAAGCCGGGGCAGCCAATGCAGGCTTGCTTGCCGCACAAATCATTGCCACTCACGATGACGAAGTAGCAGATAAGGTAGAGGCTTTCAGAAATAGCCAGACTGAAACCATTCTTGCCAACCCTGACCCACGAGAGGACGACTAA
- a CDS encoding 5-(carboxyamino)imidazole ribonucleotide synthase, which yields MQVLVLGAGQLARMMALAGAPLNIDVSAYDVRSENVVHPLTLAVIEADLEKAINQADVITAEFEHIPADILTICEKSGKFLPNPEAIRAGGDRRVEKALLDASGVRNAKYHIINQRADLDTAIENIGLPLVLKTALGGYDGKGQWRLKSVDQADSVWQEMADSIKSTEHQAVVAEQMIPFEREVSLIGVRNQQGDIKAYPLTENTHFDGVLSVSRALPEHALQQQATDMFKAIAENLNYVGVLALEFFELDGKLLVNEIAPRVHNSGHWTQQGAEVCQFENHLRAVCGLPLGSTELIRPTAMVNILGQDLLPEQLLSLDSCHIHWYGKEKRPGRKMGHINICADNEQQLSERLLTVSKWLDKDSFPGLHVALNQ from the coding sequence ATGCAGGTACTGGTACTGGGTGCTGGTCAGCTAGCCAGAATGATGGCGTTGGCCGGGGCACCGCTGAATATTGATGTATCGGCATATGATGTCCGCTCAGAAAATGTTGTCCATCCTCTGACGCTTGCTGTTATAGAGGCAGACTTAGAAAAAGCGATTAACCAGGCTGATGTTATTACTGCTGAGTTTGAACATATTCCTGCAGATATTCTGACTATCTGTGAAAAGAGCGGAAAATTCTTACCAAATCCTGAGGCGATACGTGCCGGTGGTGACAGAAGAGTGGAGAAAGCGCTACTTGATGCATCTGGTGTCCGTAATGCCAAGTACCACATAATCAATCAGCGGGCAGACTTAGACACAGCCATTGAGAATATCGGGCTTCCCTTGGTATTAAAAACGGCTCTTGGCGGTTACGACGGTAAAGGGCAGTGGCGTCTGAAGTCAGTTGATCAAGCAGATTCTGTCTGGCAGGAGATGGCTGACAGCATAAAAAGCACAGAGCATCAGGCAGTTGTGGCTGAGCAGATGATTCCGTTTGAGCGTGAAGTCTCGCTAATTGGCGTACGTAACCAGCAAGGTGATATTAAAGCTTACCCTCTTACAGAAAATACCCACTTCGATGGAGTTCTAAGTGTATCCCGCGCCTTGCCTGAACATGCTCTGCAGCAGCAGGCGACGGACATGTTTAAAGCTATCGCTGAAAACCTGAACTACGTAGGCGTTCTGGCTCTGGAGTTTTTTGAACTAGACGGAAAACTACTGGTCAATGAGATCGCCCCCAGAGTCCACAACTCCGGTCACTGGACTCAGCAAGGTGCTGAAGTTTGCCAGTTTGAAAACCATCTCCGAGCCGTCTGCGGTCTGCCCCTTGGCAGTACTGAATTGATTCGCCCGACCGCCATGGTCAATATTCTCGGGCAGGATTTACTACCGGAACAGCTACTATCTCTGGATAGCTGCCATATTCACTGGTACGGAAAAGAGAAGCGTCCCGGAAGAAAGATGGGACATATCAATATTTGTGCTGATAACGAACAGCAGCTTAGTGAGCGATTACTTACTGTATCGAAATGGTTAGATAAGGATAGCTTTCCCGGCCTGCATGTAGCATTAAATCAATAA
- a CDS encoding DNA topoisomerase family protein, protein MSGKINHQLFEAHEHALDHEPCPQCGGELQLRHGKHGPFLGCNQYPQCDYIKPLHQNDGHIVKPLGVPCPQCQSELVLRQGRYGMFIGCSGYPDCQHIESMEQEADKEQTDSCTCPECNRGQLVERKSRFGKVFYACDNFPKCKFAVNQPPVIGKCEVCGYPLLLEKKEEVQCASRKCQHIQGK, encoded by the coding sequence ATGAGCGGAAAGATAAACCACCAACTTTTTGAAGCGCACGAGCACGCGCTTGATCATGAACCTTGCCCACAGTGTGGCGGAGAGTTACAGCTCCGCCATGGCAAGCATGGCCCTTTTCTCGGATGCAACCAGTATCCGCAGTGCGACTATATTAAACCCCTTCATCAAAATGATGGTCATATTGTTAAGCCGTTAGGTGTTCCCTGTCCGCAATGTCAGAGTGAGTTAGTTTTACGTCAGGGACGCTATGGTATGTTTATCGGATGTAGTGGCTATCCTGATTGTCAGCATATCGAGTCAATGGAGCAAGAAGCTGATAAGGAACAAACGGATAGTTGTACTTGTCCGGAGTGTAACCGTGGTCAGCTTGTGGAGAGAAAGTCCCGCTTCGGTAAAGTTTTCTATGCCTGCGATAACTTCCCTAAATGTAAGTTTGCCGTCAACCAGCCTCCTGTAATAGGTAAGTGTGAGGTTTGTGGTTACCCACTTCTGCTAGAGAAGAAAGAGGAAGTTCAGTGTGCGAGCAGGAAATGTCAGCATATTCAGGGTAAATAG
- a CDS encoding DUF494 family protein — MMDILMYLFETYIHSDAELMVDQDELEEELLRAGFHQKEIYKALDWLEGLAALQQSETRAVIDTNAATSTRIYTEKEMARLDVTCRGFLIFLEQVNVLTTETREMVIDRVMGLETPELALEDLKWVILMVLFNVPGNENAYTLMEELLYTAETGILH; from the coding sequence ATGATGGACATATTGATGTATTTGTTCGAAACCTACATCCATAGTGATGCAGAGTTGATGGTGGACCAGGACGAACTTGAAGAAGAGCTTTTAAGAGCCGGCTTCCACCAGAAAGAGATTTATAAGGCTCTGGATTGGTTAGAAGGTCTGGCAGCCCTTCAACAGAGTGAAACCCGTGCGGTTATCGACACCAATGCAGCAACCTCTACCCGTATCTATACGGAAAAAGAGATGGCTCGTCTTGATGTGACCTGCCGTGGTTTTCTTATTTTCCTCGAACAGGTTAATGTACTGACTACTGAGACCCGTGAAATGGTGATCGACAGAGTCATGGGGCTGGAAACACCTGAACTGGCGCTGGAAGATCTTAAATGGGTCATTCTTATGGTGCTGTTTAATGTTCCGGGTAATGAAAACGCATATACCTTAATGGAAGAGCTTCTGTATACCGCAGAGACAGGTATTTTGCATTAG